From Cucumis melo cultivar AY chromosome 3, USDA_Cmelo_AY_1.0, whole genome shotgun sequence:
TTTTCCCTTTGTTTCTTTAGGTTGGTTTTACTGCATGGTTGCTAAACAGTTTTCGTGGTGTGATCTTGATATTAGCATTTTGGAACGAATGTGTGTCTGTTTGATTTCTTTGATGTGGTGTGTAATTGAGTATGCTGTCGTCCACGGAGCGAATTcttgagttttcatttcaatggAAGGAAAGTAGGGTTGAAATGTATACTTGAGAATCATCTCCCTAGTTGACTTCGTTCTCAATTACATACATCTAAAAGGGATAAAGGAAACATGTCAACAAATATTTGAGATCCTCACAAGAGAAGATCCTGTTCATAATCACTGAGAAGCAtttctttaatttgttttgtatATGCTTGACTTTTTCTCCTTGGGATGTCCTTCCTTTTGGATCATTTTCCCCCTTGAGAAACGGTGGCAATTTAATGAATTGGTCCAGATTTCAACCTTCTAATCATATTTATgatgttttgaatttgttgttCTTACATTATGAATTGTCATTGAGCGTACCCATTCTTTTAAACGTTTTCTCCAAATAATGTAGGTGTGGGCATTGTAAGAACCTGGCTCCTGAGGTAAACCCATCTTTTCTTTGTTCACGATTCTTGAGGATCTTGTTCCTTGTGGGTTTATCTAATCTTTTCTTTGTTTACAGTATGAAAAAGCTGCCTCTGTTTTGAGCAGTCATGACCCTCCAATTACTTTAGCCAAAGTTGATGCAAATGAGGAGTCAAACAGAGAGCTGGCAACTCAATTTGAAATTAGGGGGTTCCCCACCATTAAGATACTGAGAAATGGGGGTAAATCAAGTCAAGATTACAAAGGACCTCGTGATGCAGATGGTATTGTTGACTACTTGAAGAAGCAAAGTGGGCCTGCATCTGCTGAAATAAAATCTGCAGAGGATGCCAATAATCTCATTAAGAATGTTTTCATTGTATGAACTTGATCTCTCATCCTCTATTTCCAATTATATGTTGTTACATTTATCTGTATTAGCTAAGAAATTAAATTTTCCCTGAGTTTGCAGGTCGGGATATTTCCAAAGTTTTCTGGAGAAGAGTTTGATAGCTTCAACGCTTTGGCTGAGAAGTTGCGTTCTGACTATGATTTTGGTCACACTTTGGATGCTAAGCTACTTCCGCGTGGAGAAACATCTGTATCTGGCCCAGTTGTTAGGCTTTTCAAGCCATTCGATGAACAGTTTGTTGATTTTAAGGTACCAGAATTTTTGATTTGCTGTGTGCTAAATTTGTAGGTTTGGCTTATGATTTAATTTTTGCAAGCTGATTCTTATTGGAGCTATGAATGCAGGATTTCGATCCAGCTAAGTTGGAGAAGTTCATTGAAGCATCTAGTATTCCTATTGTAACGGAGTTCAATAATGATCCTAGCAATCATGTATACCTTTCCAAGTTCTTCTCCAGTTCTAATGATAAGGTAACATGACATGATCCGCTTTGAGAACCGTTCTTTCTAGTTGAAGAATTGTTTCCATTCTCTGCATTCAGCTAATTCTGCACTAACGTTCCCAGCTTGCTTTTCTGCTGTTCAATAAACGAATGTTTTACTCTTATTTAGTTCACATCAACTTCTCTTAAATCACCCTTGAACGCAAAAGCTAAAGGTTTCAATTATATAACACTAAtgattttaataatttcattGTTATCTTTCATGCTCAAACAACTTTGGATTTTATTTTCTGTGGATTCAAAATGAATATTTTCCGTGGATAAGTAATGAGGTTTTTGATGAACATGTTTCTGTTTTGTTGGGTAGGCTATGCTTTTTCTGAACTACACCACCGACGCTGCTGATTCTTTGAAATCCAAGTACCGTGAAGTTGCTGAACAGTACAAAGGAGAGGGAATAAGTTTCCTAATTGGAGACAGCGAATCCAGTCAAGCTGCTTTAAACGTTTGTATTCTTTTTTGTTGTGCGACTTTTACTTGCTTACCTCGTTCTCCATTATGGCTTAACCCACTTATTGATTTATATCAACAGTATTTTGGACTCAAGGAAGATCAAGTGCCTGTCCTTCTTGTGCAAAAAAATGATAGGTTTAAGTATGTGAAATTCAATGTGGAGGCTGATCAGATTGCTCCTTGGGTGAAGGATTACATGGTCAAACTCTTTCTTTCACGTACAATTGATGCAAAAGTCGTTATtttatgttcaattttttttctttgtcgTGGGTTACataatgttttgtttttgtattttgaattcatttctTATTTTTGCTTTTTGGAATTACATTCGGTAGTTTATAACTCTGAATTTGATACTGCAGAATGGCAATGTGCCACAATTCATAAAGTCAGAACCCATTCCTGAGAGTAACAATGAACCTGTGAAAGTGGTTGTTGCTGATAGCATCCAAGATGTAGTCTATAAATCTGGAAAGAATGGTATGTCAGTGTTTATTATTGTTCATTATAAGTTCTTAGTATGTTTGTACATATGAAGCAGCATTACTTTTGTACTTAAAAGACCGAGAACTTATTATTGTGAAATTGTTAATTTTCACTTGATGATAACGCACTAGGCAAATTATACTCATTACTACTAatgaaaaaaaagttattaCAACTTATTTCCATATCATCAAGCTTGGTATTGGAAagatttttcttattttgtgaaACTCGAAAATGTGCGAAATCTTTTTTCATATTTAACTTCTATTAATTTCATTTTGATGTTCTCAACTGAAATTTGGTAGGGCAAAAAATTTCCTCAATACAAgcctatttttaaattttaatgagCTAGCTTACACTACAGTAACTTTTACATTAATTTCGTTTTGTTCTTGTATTTCTGGTTAACCTTCTCTTATTCTAGACGGCGAGATCATTAACTGCATTGTTTCATTGGACAGTTTTACTGGAATTTTATTCTCCATGGTGTGGACACTGCAAAAAACTTGCTCCAACCTTAGACGAAGTGGCTGTCTCATATGAAAGCGATCCTGATGTCATTATTGCTAAGTTTGTAAGATCTGTTACCTGTGAATCTTTAACGAGAATCGCTTTAGTCTACCTCTTGTGATAAATGCATGTTCTACTACGTTTAACCCATGTTATTGCCTGTGAACTTTTTATGCTATAGATGGACATAATAAATGATCTGTAATTTATTTGTAGCTGGTATCtgcatttttttcctttttttttttccttttattttctattaCAAGGGTTATCTGCATACTTGATCTATGAGACAAACCAAATATGTTTGATCAATAATTTTATCTGGCTTATGTTTCGCTTTGATTATGTCTTATCTCCTGTTTTTGATTCAATTCTTTAAACTTTGGTTTGATTCATTTCCTTTCCCTAAATTGTTAGGACGCCACGGCAAACGATATTGCAGATGGTGATTTTGAAGTCCAAGGTTACCCTACTTTGTATTTCAGATCAGCAAGCGGAAAGCTGGTCGAGTATAATGGTGATAGATCCAAGGAAGACATAATAAATTTCATTGAGACAAATCGGGATAAAACTGCAGAGGCAGATACAAAACCTGAGGACACAGAGTCAAAACCTAAGGAATCAAAGCCAGATTCAGAAGCCAAGGATGAGCTCTAAAAAGGGTAAAAGAAAAAGTACTTTATGATCTTTTATATTAACTCATCTGATGGCATCCCCTGAAACTTTCATAGGAGAAAATAGTAGACCACTAATTCTCTTGTTTGAAATGTGaagaaatttgaagtttttagaactgtttgattctttatttttagttcttgaaaaattaaatttataaccTCCACAAATAAGTAAGTTTTGTTTAGGGtgtagggtttagggtttttcaTTTTCGAGGAAAAGTAAGTTCGTTTTGTTATCCTCCTCTAACAATGTTTTAAATACTTAGCTTATTTTGATCTCTTTGGGATGCTGTTGGGCTTTTTACCCCAAACCTCCTCTAACC
This genomic window contains:
- the LOC103504071 gene encoding protein disulfide-isomerase-like, producing MASSALIRFFLFASLLFSASFFEIYAEEAEAKEFVVTLDNSNFSDVVSKHNFIVVEFYAPWCGHCKNLAPEYEKAASVLSSHDPPITLAKVDANEESNRELATQFEIRGFPTIKILRNGGKSSQDYKGPRDADGIVDYLKKQSGPASAEIKSAEDANNLIKNVFIVGIFPKFSGEEFDSFNALAEKLRSDYDFGHTLDAKLLPRGETSVSGPVVRLFKPFDEQFVDFKDFDPAKLEKFIEASSIPIVTEFNNDPSNHVYLSKFFSSSNDKAMLFLNYTTDAADSLKSKYREVAEQYKGEGISFLIGDSESSQAALNYFGLKEDQVPVLLVQKNDRFKYVKFNVEADQIAPWVKDYMNGNVPQFIKSEPIPESNNEPVKVVVADSIQDVVYKSGKNVLLEFYSPWCGHCKKLAPTLDEVAVSYESDPDVIIAKFDATANDIADGDFEVQGYPTLYFRSASGKLVEYNGDRSKEDIINFIETNRDKTAEADTKPEDTESKPKESKPDSEAKDEL